One window of the Synechococcus sp. CC9311 genome contains the following:
- a CDS encoding MFS transporter produces the protein MGILASLQLIDPSVANIALVKASDALQMHGAVLALGASVSTLAQAASVLVMGFFGDRFGRRRVLAASLLLALLGNLLSMFSIETGLFLLGRALTGIALGSVLTSTFASVRFVTPATGVSAALGLWNLLIVVGFISGSLIGGWMATINWRLSFLLVPIICSASLLLLPALLPAIPGNRALKPDIPGLASIASAMVLFLFGINHAALGLRSPSFWLPACSGLLLFVLHISIERRSRKPIFPPRLYLRGFFAAAVINGIGWNVAQAVVQLQTSNFWQLVQGYSTSAVAFAQLPFLICFGVAGIYAGRWMGPGRRTLVLMAGGSLALVLGLALFAIVQVQTPYWQLLPPLMLAGLGLAFVAVPQSALFVQEAPQDCFGSVLAFRTTSGQLGFAFGLAASGTMISGFGFNDLHSRMQAAGLGLEHLPQLDEQIRLFLRNSPISIEGSASQQLIELLREAYTQGLAGTMLVMAVITGLLFAISLLLLIIGREQQLLHQEGS, from the coding sequence TTGGGCATCCTCGCCAGCCTGCAGCTGATCGACCCCAGCGTTGCCAATATCGCCTTGGTGAAAGCCAGCGATGCTTTGCAGATGCATGGCGCTGTGTTGGCCTTAGGCGCCAGCGTTTCCACCTTGGCCCAAGCCGCATCGGTGTTGGTGATGGGCTTTTTCGGCGACCGTTTTGGACGACGGCGGGTGCTGGCAGCCTCCCTGCTGCTGGCTCTATTAGGAAACCTGCTCTCGATGTTCTCCATCGAGACGGGCCTGTTTCTGCTCGGCCGTGCCCTCACCGGCATCGCCCTGGGCTCGGTTCTCACCAGCACCTTTGCAAGCGTGCGCTTCGTGACACCCGCCACTGGAGTGAGCGCCGCCCTTGGCCTTTGGAACCTGCTGATCGTGGTGGGCTTCATCAGCGGTTCCCTGATTGGTGGCTGGATGGCCACCATCAATTGGCGCCTGTCCTTTTTGCTGGTGCCCATCATTTGCAGCGCCAGCCTTCTGCTCTTACCCGCACTGCTGCCAGCCATTCCAGGCAATCGCGCCCTCAAGCCCGACATTCCCGGCCTAGCGAGCATCGCGAGCGCGATGGTGCTGTTTCTGTTTGGCATCAACCACGCAGCCTTAGGGCTGCGCAGCCCCAGCTTCTGGCTGCCGGCCTGCAGCGGGCTGTTGTTGTTTGTGCTGCACATCAGCATTGAGCGCCGCAGCCGCAAACCGATCTTTCCGCCCCGGCTGTACCTGCGCGGTTTCTTTGCCGCAGCCGTGATCAATGGAATCGGATGGAATGTGGCGCAAGCAGTGGTGCAACTACAAACCAGCAACTTCTGGCAGCTGGTGCAGGGATACAGCACCAGTGCGGTGGCGTTCGCTCAGCTGCCCTTCCTGATTTGTTTTGGCGTGGCAGGGATCTATGCCGGACGCTGGATGGGTCCGGGCCGGCGCACCTTGGTCTTAATGGCGGGCGGCAGCCTGGCACTGGTGCTCGGGCTGGCTCTATTCGCGATCGTGCAAGTGCAAACGCCCTACTGGCAGTTGCTGCCACCGTTGATGCTGGCCGGCCTCGGCCTGGCCTTTGTGGCGGTGCCGCAATCCGCTCTGTTTGTGCAGGAAGCACCGCAGGATTGCTTTGGGTCGGTGCTGGCATTTCGCACCACCAGCGGGCAGCTGGGCTTTGCCTTTGGGCTCGCCGCCAGCGGAACGATGATCAGCGGCTTTGGCTTCAACGATCTCCACAGCCGCATGCAGGCCGCCGGCCTGGGTTTGGAACACCTGCCCCAACTCGATGAGCAAATTCGTTTATTTCTGCGCAACAGCCCGATTTCGATTGAGGGGTCTGCTTCTCAGCAACTAATCGAACTGCTGCGAGAGGCCTACACCCAGGGGTTGGCGGGAACGATGTTGGTCATGGCAGTGATCACGGGGTTGCTGTTTGCGATCAGCTTGCTGCTGTTGATCATTGGCCGCGAACAACAACTGCTCCATCAAGAAGGTTCCTGA
- a CDS encoding sulfotransferase, which translates to MLLFPEVVLSFSSLSDALVAGGCIRPTTLLAGLRHGAVSPRRFPVALLLTASGLIVEPFAWLQTLWFQRGIQACTCPDDPVVVIGHWRSGTTYLHQLLAADPGAATACNHFTIAPQAALVLKPLLKPLMKWMMTQHRPIDAVPWGAEDPQEDEVGLARLTMDTNMAGVAFPQNYPRHFRRAVLNSTVEFEQTLLQFTRLTWLHEGAGKTHLVIKNSAHTARIALLLRLFPRARFVYLHRRPIDSVRSLVQVKQRLAHLVGLQEPPSSLQQVEETVAAHDQLQKAFARSRHLIPKGQLVEIAYDDLVQSPLITLQQIYSALQISGWGSARDAIAARIAMGAAYQAEAVVLEPEAEQRLQALLS; encoded by the coding sequence GTGCTGCTGTTTCCAGAGGTGGTGTTGTCCTTTTCCAGCCTTTCCGACGCGTTAGTTGCCGGGGGATGCATTCGTCCCACCACGTTGCTTGCGGGTTTAAGGCATGGCGCGGTTTCGCCTAGGCGTTTCCCAGTGGCCCTGCTGCTCACGGCCAGTGGCTTGATTGTGGAACCGTTTGCTTGGTTGCAAACACTTTGGTTTCAGCGCGGGATTCAGGCTTGCACTTGCCCTGATGACCCGGTGGTGGTGATTGGTCACTGGCGCAGTGGCACCACCTATCTGCATCAACTTTTGGCGGCTGATCCAGGTGCCGCAACCGCTTGCAACCACTTCACCATTGCTCCGCAGGCTGCCTTGGTGCTGAAACCTCTGCTCAAGCCCTTGATGAAGTGGATGATGACACAGCATCGTCCAATCGATGCTGTGCCCTGGGGGGCAGAGGATCCCCAGGAAGACGAGGTGGGGTTGGCCCGGCTCACGATGGATACCAACATGGCTGGCGTTGCTTTTCCTCAGAATTACCCAAGGCATTTCCGCCGAGCCGTGCTCAACAGCACGGTGGAGTTTGAGCAGACGTTGCTTCAGTTCACAAGGCTTACCTGGCTGCATGAGGGAGCTGGTAAAACCCATCTGGTAATCAAAAATTCTGCGCACACCGCTCGGATTGCTCTACTTCTCCGTCTCTTTCCGCGGGCTCGCTTTGTCTATTTGCATCGGCGGCCGATCGATTCGGTTCGTTCACTGGTTCAAGTGAAGCAGCGCCTGGCTCACTTGGTGGGTTTGCAAGAGCCTCCATCCAGCCTCCAGCAAGTGGAGGAAACAGTGGCGGCCCATGACCAATTGCAAAAGGCCTTCGCGCGTTCGCGGCATTTGATCCCAAAGGGGCAGCTCGTGGAGATCGCTTATGACGACTTGGTGCAGTCCCCTCTGATCACGCTGCAGCAGATCTACAGCGCTCTTCAGATCAGCGGCTGGGGCTCAGCGCGCGATGCCATTGCGGCGCGCATCGCCATGGGTGCGGCCTATCAAGCCGAGGCGGTTGTGTTGGAGCCGGAGGCTGAGCAACGCCTGCAGGCCTTGCTCAGCTGA
- a CDS encoding helix-turn-helix transcriptional regulator, protein MLQMPSATLSQFSIPSATSARVSWSTNFNSASELAAALLRLGKVFDVLQLSSGPLEGHFSVVHLKDLSILSIQTNQLLLLNGERGNDCICFSLEISGNFDDHRIFCQAIEPFSLHGFKPDLTESHFQLTAGSTSLIAIASAKKFSGFLAHCGQLELLETLYTSNSLKLPPNLYTKIVQQFAWHFKNPLINLELRSLHTCHIFTLMLEVFKGTKSQCFKLFEIAPRQQLIHEFINWGFENSTKPLKLDDVSDILFSSRRTLIQGCKENFKMGPMEILRLIRLEQVNCVLRSIELRNSLELNKVGDVANHFGFTSRGHFSAAYQNQYGETPRQTLLNANQ, encoded by the coding sequence ATGTTGCAAATGCCAAGCGCAACACTTAGCCAGTTCTCCATCCCCTCCGCAACGTCTGCACGCGTCAGTTGGAGCACGAACTTCAACAGCGCCAGCGAGTTAGCAGCTGCACTATTGAGGCTGGGGAAAGTTTTTGACGTTCTGCAGCTGTCCTCCGGTCCTCTTGAGGGCCACTTTTCTGTGGTCCACCTCAAAGACCTCAGCATCCTCAGCATTCAAACCAATCAGCTGCTCTTACTCAACGGCGAGCGCGGGAATGATTGCATCTGCTTTAGCTTAGAAATCAGTGGCAATTTCGATGACCATCGAATTTTTTGCCAAGCGATTGAGCCCTTTTCTCTACATGGATTTAAACCTGACCTCACAGAAAGCCACTTTCAATTAACAGCGGGATCAACAAGTTTGATTGCGATCGCCTCAGCCAAGAAATTCAGCGGTTTCCTTGCGCACTGCGGACAACTTGAACTATTAGAAACTCTCTATACAAGCAATTCGCTGAAGTTACCGCCTAATCTTTACACGAAAATCGTTCAGCAATTTGCTTGGCATTTTAAAAATCCATTGATCAATTTGGAGCTTCGATCACTACACACTTGTCACATTTTCACATTGATGCTCGAAGTGTTTAAGGGCACAAAAAGCCAGTGCTTTAAATTATTTGAAATAGCACCTCGCCAACAACTTATTCACGAATTTATCAACTGGGGATTCGAAAACAGCACCAAACCTCTAAAACTTGATGATGTCAGCGATATTCTATTTAGCTCACGGCGAACCCTCATACAAGGTTGCAAAGAAAATTTCAAGATGGGGCCAATGGAAATACTGAGATTAATTCGCCTAGAACAAGTGAACTGTGTACTCAGATCGATTGAATTACGTAATTCGTTGGAATTAAACAAAGTAGGTGATGTTGCCAATCACTTTGGCTTCACAAGTCGTGGACATTTTTCCGCTGCCTATCAAAACCAATATGGCGAAACTCCGAGACAAACCCTATTGAATGCCAATCAGTAA